One Vespula pensylvanica isolate Volc-1 chromosome 1, ASM1446617v1, whole genome shotgun sequence genomic region harbors:
- the LOC122635762 gene encoding pro-resilin-like has product MDASVRRQIYLLLIVSIGLAYCEPPLSNQYGYPGEGNNGNFVGGNNGNFGGGNNNYRPHDGGHSYDDGHNDNQDYVDNYPKSYEFGYAIKDAATGNDFGRRETSDGETVRGEYRVQLPDGRTQIVTYTADWRTGFHADVRYEGTATYPDQYNTQNNGYNNNNNNNNQGYDFQGNSINNGYNGGNNAGYNNNNNNNYKHGGSNYNQNSYQFGSNALDNNYNFGDVTRNTYKPPVYGPPVG; this is encoded by the exons ATGGATGCCTCAGTACGTCGTCAG ATATACCTCCTCCTGATAGTCAGCATTGGACTGGCGTATTGCGAGCCACCATTGAGTAATCAGTACGGTTACCCTGGAGAAGGTAACAACGGAAATTTCGTCGGTGGCAACAACGGAAATTTTGGCGGTGGCAACAACAATTATAGACCCCACGATGGCGGTCACTCTTACGATGACGGACACAATGACAATCAGGATTACGTCGATAATTAC ccaAAATCGTACGAGTTCGGTTATGCGATAAAAGACGCTGCTACAGGTAACGATTTTGGTCGTCGTGAGACGAGCGACGGTGAAACAGTTCGTGGAGAATACAGAGTACAGCTTCCTGATGGTAGAACGCAGATTGTGACGTATACCGCCGACTGGAGAACTGGCTTTCACGCAGATGTGAGATATGAAGGCACTGCGACTTATCCCGATCAGTATAATACACAGAACAATGgttataacaataacaataataataacaatcaagGCTACGACTTTCAAGGGAACAGCATAAATAATGGATATAACGGag gtAATAATGCTGgctacaataataataataataataattataaacacgGAGGTAGCAATTACAATCAGAATAGCTATCAATTTGGCTCGAATGCActggataataattataactttgGTGACGTTACGCGGAACACTTATAAACCACCAGTTTATGGTCCACCAGTtggataa